CCTTCACAGAAGTTCTGGGCTGTTTCGTTGTTTCTTTCTAGCTAAGTAATCTGAAGCAAGTTACATTCATTGATATCTCAGCAAACAAATTTCCCAGCGTCCCAGTGTGTGTCCTGCGGATGTGTCACTTGCGGTGGTTGGATATCAGCAGCAATAACCTGAGAGACCTGCCGCAGGATGTAGACAGGTAGACACCTGCGTCCTGAAGGGGAAGAGTGGGACCCGCTGCTAAGGCCGGAACCACTGTTAACCCTGCCGGCGCACATAGCTAGCTCGCCAGTGTGCTTGGAAACCAGCTACTTTTCCAGTTTACCGTCTTCAAAACATTACTttggttctttaaaaatattaagaaaaatcatctctggggggtcgggcggtagcacagtgggttaatcgcccgtggcgcaaagcgcaaggactgggtcaggatcccggttcgagcccccggctccccacctgcaggggagtcgcttcccgggcggtgaagcaggtctgcaggtgtctgtctttctctccccctctctgtcttcccctcctctctccatttctctgtcctagccaacaacgacagcatcagtaatgactacaacaataaaatagcaaaggcaacaaaagggaatataaatataaaaaaacattatcctttaaaaaattatctttatttatttgttggatagagacagtcaaaaatcgagaggggaggagagatagagagggtgagacagagagacacctgcagccctgcttcaccactcgcaaaacattccccctgcaggtggggaccagggggcttgaacctgggtctctgtctgtgcactgtaacgtgtgcgctcaaccaggtgcgccaccacctcccagtccctgaCTTTGGTTCTTTCTTTACAGAAGACAGATCCTAGTCTTCATCGTCCACATGTGGGCATGTGTGCAGTTGAGCGGGTCTTTATTTCAGTCTGCAGTAGAACGACAGCACTCATTATTCTGCGGAGTTGGAGTAGATTTATTatgaaaggatagaaaaatatcacctggggccaggcggtggcatattGGTAGACTGTATATATCACagtgacaaggacccaggttcaagcccgcagtccccacctgcagggggaagctttgtgagtggtgaagcagggctgcaggcgtctctgtctctctccctctctctttccccctttccctctcagtgtctctatgtctctattaaataaacaaacaaataaataagtagacaatttaaaataaagcatATGGTTTGTGTTTTGAATaccagaaaaaatatttttactcatttattaactTATTGCATTTCATCCTCCAAGTTGATATGTTTAGGAGGTTTTCACATTGTATCGTTTATTTCATGTTTAGAACTACATcactggggacaggtggtggtgcatctggttaagtgcacatgctacagcgcacaaggactcaggttcaagcccctggtccccacccgcagggggaagctttatgagcggtgaagcagggctgcaggtgtctctctgtctctctatttccccctcccctctcaatttctctctgactctatctagtgataaatgagtaaaataaaaagcatttaaaaaaaaaaacttaaggggccaggtggtggcgtacctggttgagcagacatgttccagtgcacaaggacccgggttcgagctcctggtccccccctgcagggggggaaagctttgtgagtggtgaagcagggctgcaggtctctctgtctctctccctctctctttcccccttccctttcgatttctgactgtctctatccaataaataaataaagataattaaaaaaaaaacttaaaagaaaaaaaacaacaactacatcTCACTGAGTTCATTTTAGATGAACTAACTCGCTGACTCACCACAGTCACGAGCTTCCCTTAAGCTAAACTTAGTCAGCTGGGCTTGAAGTGAAACCACACCTCTGGTTTCCCCGTGCCCACGGCCTTCCCGTCAAGAGCTCAGCTGAGCTGGCGGGTTCAGAAACAGAAAGTCACGCAGATAGTGCCGCCACCCGTCACAGGTGACCTTTCTCGACTTCTGGTTCCTGGGCCGTGTCATCTATCACTGCTTCCCCGACCTCTGACACCAGGCGAGTTGTGTGAATCTGGAACCTGAGGGAACTTGGTGAAAAATTTGTGGCATCAGTCAAGCTTTTGCATATGAATGAGAGAAGAAAAACCCCGAGGGGCTCCAGTAAGTCAGAATACAGCGAAAAGACATTCAGATACGTGTGAAGCACACCTTGCTCGCTCCCTTTGAAACCTGTAAGGTCCTTTCTACGTAATTACCGTCTTTGTCATGATGGGTTTCACCAAAACACGGCTCAGTGCTGGCTCTTCCTATTTTGAAGCCAGAAAATAGGACGGTAGACTTTTAAGATATGCAAAAAGAAACATGCTGACCAAGTGTGATTATTTTCagggttggggcttggtgccagcactataaatccactgctcctggtggccattttcccccatggtcttggacaggacagagagaaatttagagaggagggggagagatagagggaaagagaaagacagacacctgcagacctgcttcactgctcacgaagctcccCTCTGCAGCTGTGGAACaaaggctcgaaccctgatccctgagagggtctttgcgctttggactatgtgtgcttaactgggtgtatcactgcctggccccagtaagaTTTCTTTTCCAtaccctcttttaaaaatatatttcctttatttatttattggatagaaacagagagaaattgagaggaaaggggaacaagagagagagagggaaaaaaaaaaaagggagagagagagagagagaaagtgagatctgcagtattgcttcaccaattgcgaagttcccccttgcaggtggggactgggggcttgaacccgggcccttgaccACGCTAACTTGCGCTCACTACCAGGCGCGCCATCGCTCAGCCCCACCAGACCCTTTTAGCCGTTGGGAATGGGCGAGATTGTCTGAGGAAAGGGACACATTCATTTGTCTTAGGCTCTGTCACACCGTGATCCCTTACTACGCACTCACTTATCCTGCTGTTTGTGTGTGCACTGTGAACTAATTAGCAGCTCACCTCGCATGACCTCATTTACAGAATCTGGTCCCTTAGCTCTCACGAGGCCCCGCTGTTAGGAAGCCCAGTGGCACTCTCGCACCGCGCCTGAGCGTGCCTGTGCCTTGGTTTCCTTGGCGGCGAGCCTACCCTTGTGAGCTAACCCCCTGCCCCCGTGCCTCTTCACAGGCTGCAGGAGCTGCAGACCTTTCTCCTGTACAACAACCAGCTGACCTACCTCCCCTCTGCCTTGCTTAACCTGAAGAAGCTCACTCTGCTGGTGGTCAGTGGGGACCGCTTGGTGGAGCTCCCGACCGCCCTCTGTGACTCATCCACTCCTTTGAAGTGAGTAGATCCTAACAGAAGGGCCCGGAGACACAGCAGACTTGGGGAGGGCCGGAGGGAGCGCACCTGAAGCCTGGGCCTGGGCTCCGGACCCTGGGCATTTGCTTCCTGCTCTCTGGGGCCCTGGTCTCACTTCACAGGGGTCCTGAGGCCTTGCTGTGGGGAGTGTGAAGGTCTCGGTCAGGGGCGCCGGGAGGTAGAGCTCAGAGGATCTGGGGACAAATTCCACCTCTGTGTTTTTGACCACCAGAGTGATCATTGGGGCTCAAcacctgcatgactccatcacTCTCAGTGGtttatttcagtttctctttttttgagacagagtgagagatggatagatagagGAAGGAGAGGCCCCTGCtacactgttccaccacccaggaagcttcccctctaataggtgggggctgggggattgaacctgggtccttgtgtatggtagcatGTGCTCCATCAGggggagccaccacctggcccccaaatgccACATTCTAGTTGGAGACGCAGTGGGCAGGTGTCCCGGGCTCCCTGCCCTGTCCGCAGCACTTACGTGGCCACAGGCCTGGAGGTGGCAGTGATGACTTAGCGCTCCCTGTTCATTTTTCTTTGGGTCTCCTGTTAAGAATGTATAGAACACCCCAGTCAGAGAACCGTCCACACACAGGGGACCCAAGCAGACTCCCATCCGGGTTGAGAAACTGGACCTGTCTGTAACGCCCCAGGAGTGGACTTGAAAGATCTCAGCTCTGGACCCTCCCGAGTGGCCTCCAGACACCTCTGTTTGGCACCCTGCTTCTGGTTTCCCCATCGCCTCTCGCCCAAGAGCATGTGGGCTTCCTCTCAGTCCCTGATGCTCTAGCGAGGGCCACCTCCTCACTGTGTCCAGGGACCCATCTGCCTTGGACACCAGTTGTGACAGCCACACCTCCAGGGAGAGACTTAAGTACGGTATCTGCTTTGCCAGGCATGTGACCTGGGTCCCCGGTGGGAGTCTGAAAGTCAAGAGCAGTGAGTCTCGGTGgagacaaaaataacaacaaagccTCCACTGGAGGGACTATGCTTAGACTTACTTCTCCTCACAGCCAATACTGAACCATCAGCACTCATCTCTGGCCCTTAAAATACgatgtgcaggggctgggtgctggtgtatCCAGCTGCGCACACATGTTACCGCGCACGAGGACCTGGGTGCAAGTCCTTAGTGTCCACTGgcaggaggagaagcttcatgagtggggaagcagggctgcgggtgtctctctttctctcttcctttctacatcccctccgtctcaatttctctgtgtttatcccaaactaactaaataaaaaatatataaaaacatgtGTGGCAAACAGAAATAATGACACTAACTCTTGCAAAGAGGGAGACTAATGTCATTCTTATATGGTCACAAGATTCCCAGGGGTAGAAATGTCTTCTTTCTGTTGCCTCCACTCTGCTCCTCCCACTGGGTGGGTCTTCCACTCTCCAAGATGGGCTTAGGGTTGCTGTCTGGATAAGAGGCCCACGGATGGGAGGGTGGCCAGATCCACCCAGAATCCCTTGCTCATTCAGGGTGACATTGACCTGTGTGCAGGTGACCTGGGTCATTTCAGAGGATCTAACAGTGGGAAAACCAGAAGCAAGCTTTTGAGTTAGTGAAAGTCCAGCGGAAAGATAGATACACATTTGCACTGAAATTCGTGAATTGACTGATTTCTTAGAAAATAAACTataggggactgggcggtggcacagtgggttaagcgcacatggggtgaagcgtaaggatcccggtttgagcccccggctccccatctgcaggggggtcgcttcacaagcggtgaagcaggtctgcaggtgtctatctccctcctccctgtgttccccacctctcttgatttctgtctgacctatccaacaagtacagctataacaatgataaacaacaagagcaacaaaaaaaggggaaaaaaatggcctccaggagtagtggattcatagtgcaggcacggagcctcagcaataaccctggagacaaagaaaaagaaaagaaaagaaactgtaacATTAATGGAAGGCATGATGACAATGATTGGCCCAGAGATAAAGTATCTCGGGTAAACCTTAGAGCAATGAGTTTTCTTACAGGAAGGGAGCTAAGAAGTGCTTTGaaggggtggggactgggggcttgaacccgggtgcttgtgcagggtgacgtgtgcgctcagcctggtgagccaccacccagccctgctgaCTTTTCCTTTAGCAGATAGGATCTACAGGGCAGATGGTGCAGATGGCGCCAGCTCTGGGCACAGCACCCAGCCTGGGGCTCTGAAGGGCACCCACAGCCTCGGCCCAGGCCAACAGCAGCCTGGGGCAGCCGGCAGAGACAGATGGCAgaggggacccggggcttgactGCCTACCCTGGACAGCAGCCACCAGACGGCGCCCAGAAAACAGAGCCAAGCCCCTCAGAGGGCTGCCCTGTGTCACTTCCTTCACCAGTGGGGATGGATGTCGTCCTCCctctggttgggggtggggggctgcttgAGTTGAGAGGTGGGAACCTCATAGTGCTGACAGTCATATGGGGCtgtaggaaaagtcatgatgcattttcttGGTAGGATAAGTATTTtgtaatatatatgaaaaagagacAGATAATGTGGCCTGTATATTCCACAGAGAGAATTTTCTCCAAACCAACGGGAGAGCTTCTAACACCAGTAATGCCTACAGTTGCACCCAAAGACCGATGAGATCTTAGTCTGAATTGAGGTCACATCATTTTTTACAACAAAGAATCTTTCAAAAAACGTGAAGAGAGATGACCAAGGGCATTTTAGTCTCTCTTTGTTGGAATAGCTCACCTTTTTCAAATATTGTCTGTATTTCTTTTGTaaattctttaaacattttttttaaaaagtatttttagacttttttattaatttatttatgagaaagataggaagagagagaaagaaccagacatcactctggcacatatgctgctggggattgaactcgggacctcatgcttgagagtccaaagctttatcactgcgccacctcttggaccaccttTGCAAAAATTTATATTCATTATTTCTTTataattgtatagagacagagaggaaatgagagagaaggggaagacagagagggaaagaggaagatacctgcagccctgcttcaccacttgtgaagctttccccctgcagctgggcccgggggcttgaacctgggtccttgtgcactgtaatgtgggtgcttagccaggtgtaccaccacccggcccctatatttctttttaagtggaagagacacagagaaagttaCAGCCCaagagagatcagagccctgcttagctctggttgatGGCGGTGCTGGaattgagcctgagacctcagagcttctggcatgagaatcttttgcaaaaccactattctgtctcctcagccccattgTAGTTCatcttttaattacttatttgtgGGCTTGGGTCATGGCACAACTGAGAAAGTGAACAAATTACTCTTCACGAAGACCCACAAATAGTGGAGTTAAGctgcagagccccccccccccccccaccgaagGAACTATaatggccattgggagtggtgggtttgttgtGCAGCTGCTGAGTGCTGACCTCCAGCAGTAACCGTGCAggcaaagcaagcaagcaagcaagaaacaaagaaactgatTTTGTGActcgtccttttttttttttaatttaattttatatttatttatttattcccttttgttgcccttgttgttttattgttgtagttattgatgtcgtcgttgttggataggacagagagaaatggagagaggaggggaagacagagaggaggagagaaagacagacacctgcagacctgcttcaccgcttgtgaagcgactcccctgcaggtggggagccgggggctcgaaccgggatccttatgccggtccttgtgctttgtgccacctgcacttaacctgctgagctacagcctgactccccgtgACTCGTCCTTTTAAAGCTAGCCACCTCATCTTAGAGTGGACCTCACTAATGGGAAGGATGTCAGACACAGTACTGTGCCATATCTTAATCTTCTAATctaagagagctacagagagaaagatacacacagagagactagagccctgctcagctctggtttatagtggtgctggggattgaacctgaggcctcagaggctcaggtatgaaagtcttttgcataatcattatgctgtctccctatccTCAACCCTAATTTGCAGGGATAAGTGAGAAATAAGGGTCAGTATCAATGATGGTGActtataaaaaaaagtattttatttattcattcccttttgccacccttgttgttttatttttatttatttttattttattattatttatttataaaaaaggaaatactgataaaaccataggataagaggagtacaattccacacagttcccaccaccagaactccgtatcccctcccctcccctgacagctttcctattctttatccctctgggagcatggacccagggtcattgtgggatgcagaaggtggaaggtctggcttctgtcattgcttccccgctgaacatgggcgttgacaggtggatccatactcctagtctgtctctctctttccctaggggggcagggctctggggaattggagctccaggacacattggtgggttcatctgtccagggaagtctggttggcatcatgctagcatctggaacctggtggctacaaagagagttaacatataaagccaaacaagttgttgtcccttgttattttattgttgtagttattactgttgttgttattgatgttgtcgttgttggctaggatagagagaaatggagacaggagggaagacagagagggggagagaaagacagacacctgcagacctgcttcaccgcctgtgaagcgactcccctgcaggtagggagccgggggctctgactgggatccttatgctggtccttgcgctttgcaccacatgcatttaacctgctgcactgccgcccagctCCCAAGATGGCGGCTTCTAATGAGTGATGTTTTGCAATTACAATGCACAGTTGGATGAGTATGTGATGTTTCTCACACTTTCTTGGACAGATTTGTAAATCTTATGGACAACCCTATTGACAATATCCAGCATCAAGATAGTGATAAAATGATGGAAAGTGAGCAAGTTCGCCAACATCTGGATAAAGAATTCATGAAAGCCTATATTGAAGATCTTAAAGAGAGAGGTGGGTCACTTAGATGTGCAGCTGTTCAAGATGCGCATGCACATGTACAACTTCAACACATTTATGGATCTAAATCAATTtgacaaaagataaaaaaaccTTGTCGTCTAGGGGAAGGTTACCATGTATAGTGGTTTCCTAGTGCCAAaaagtatgtatttttaaaacataattttttttttgtgggtacTTGAATGTTTGTCAAATAATTAAAGGTTTGGTACAGAGATTGGGAAACTAACATGTGAAGGTTATCCTACTAAAATTGCACgtgagtgtttttctttctttttaaatagagaccgagagaaattgagagggtggggggagattgagaaggagagacagaaagacccctgcagccgtgcttcaccactcgtgaagcttttcccctgcaggtagggaccaggggcttgaacccacatccttgaacctgtgcattgtaatgcatgcCACCCCGTGGCCCCTCGACACCAGTTTTTAACTGAATGATATTGACAAAAAGATGACTCTAGTTGACAGGAAAGTTAAGATCATATTGAAATTGCACttaaatccattttttaaaaaagccacctCCTATAAATCTAGGTCCTGCCTTGCTTAGTGAAAGGGATACGTCCTGAATATACTTGTGGAGGTGATTTTGAATGTAACCACAGACTTTCACAGGCATCTTGCCTGATATTCCCTTCTACCTGGTATTTGCTCCTGGGTTCTTGaccatccactttttttttttttttctttttttggtcaaaGTGTGTTAATATAGGTTTAGAAGTTTCCAAGATCTTGATGACTGTGAGTTGGGTAGAAAGATTTCAAGAGTTAATGATTCTGTCTTACATCTAACTGTTTTTAGATGTTGACTGCACGTTGGTAATGGTTGATTTCTTGTCAATGAAGATAATTCTCTTTACATTAGAAATGTCAGCTGGCAATAATCTCTGTGTTGTCCTGGGCCATGACATGTAATAGTTAGACTTAATAACAAAGTGGGGAAAGATTGTGATACTTGTCACTTTTGTTACAGAGTCTGTTCCCAGCTACACCACCAAAGTGTCGTTCAGCCTTCAACTTTGACGCCACCTGTCAGAAGACTCTAGGTCCTTCCTGTCCTGTGGGGCTGTAAATCTTTGTATTGTAGGTCATGTACTGTCGAAATAATAGTTTGTGTTTCATGACGAAGACTAGAAACCATGAACATAATTGTTGGAAAAAATTACCTTCATATTTAAAATATACGAACCTCTCTTTGTGGACAGGAGGATTGATAGACCAGCTGATTTATCGGCACTTAAAGGTTCATTTGCATGTAATTGTTCTCAAATGATTCACCTTTGATATTTTAGAAAGTGTAttgtacacaccacacacacacacacacacacacacacacacacacacacacacacacatacacgcacgcgCGTATCTTAAAGACCAAATTATGGGGTTGATTGTATTGTCTTCAGGAATTAAGAGGTAAAGTgatcatgaaaaaaaatcaaagaaacaataaaaaacacacacactaaaaCCATTTGTGACTAACTAGTTAGATGATGGTTATTTGATTTTGTTGTTTTGAAAAGATTTTACTATTTCTTTTACTGAGAATATACTATCTTGAGTTTATAAACATGGCTAGTCCACATGTTGTAAGTTACATTTTGCAAACAGAGTCTCCCAGAAGAGACTTGAGGTATCATTTTTGCCGGGAGGGCAGGAAGAAGGGTTGCGATGGCTCCCCACACACTGGACACTGATGGTGTCCGGGTCACCCTGGCTGAGGAAGTGTGGTCCATGGGGAGTCTTGCGTGGACAACTAGCCTGAGTGGCCGCGCCCACCGAGACAGTGGACAGAGGTGCGGCCCTCAGCACTCCTTCCTCCAAGGGCGGCAGAAAGGCCAGCGGGGATGAGTGTCCGCAGCGGAGATGGCTCCCTACCCACACCTCCTTCTTGGTCTGGAGGGGATTCATGTGAGTGTGGTTTGCATTTGCAAACATGGGGTTCATTTTAGGGCATTGAACTCTTACTCAGTTGTAGGATTGCAGGATTCGGAGAAGTTGCTTGAATATCTATTTTTATGCCATTGTCTTAGGGCACATGAACAGGAGCATTACCATCTTCGAGGTAAAGTAGATTTTGTGACAGAAATGCAGACTTTTAATGTAGTTTACACTTCAATAATAGACTGGTGACTACTGTGTGGGACAGCGGAGTCTGTCCAGTTGGGGTTCTAGAAGTTCATCTGTGCTGGAAAGGAAgggtacattttattttttcttacccAGAGAAAGTTATCCTCAAGAGGTACACATGTATTattctttttaaccagaacactgctcagctctggggtatggcagtgctggggattgaacctccggcctctgctgcctcaggcatgagagtctctgcataactgcTGTGCACACACTGACAGAATTACTACTGATACCCCATAATTTATCTTGGTAGTCTTAAGCATAATTCCAAATATTTTAGCCTCAGCAGATGTAAAATAGAGCACTCTAAAACCACTTAGAAGTGCTTTGGTAGAGAATTGCTTCAACTTACAAACAGAGACTGAGAAGTAGGTTAAGAAATGAaaaggggggggctgggtggtggcgcatatgttacagggcacaaggacctgggttcaagccctggtccccacctgcagggggaaagcttttcaagtggtgaagcagtgctgcaggtgtctctctgtttttctccatctatatctcccacttcctttcaatttctggctgtctctatccaataaataaagataataatagtaaaaaaaaaaaaaaagaaatgaaaagagtaGAAAAATCAGAAttcacttttttatctttatttatttattggatagagacagccagaaatcaagagggaaggggaggatagagagagagacagagagacacctgcagccctgcttcactactagtgaagctttcccccagcaggtggggaccgggggactcgaacctgggtccttgcgcattataacatgtgcgctcaaccaggtgtgccactgcccggccctcagAATTCACTTTTGTTCACCTTCAAACAgttgcaattttctttttttagcatGAACAGGAGCAATATAATTTGAATTTGCTAGTTGTATTTCTTTGAGAGTTCACGTTGGGTCAAGATATATGTTCCCTATAACCAAATGGAAGCTATGTTAGAAGGAAGGAGACTCATACACAAACTCACTCTCCATCACTTACGtaaattttatttcaataaaGCCAATCTTTCATGCGAAAACTGTCTTGGTATTATTTATAGATAGATAAAAATACAGAATTGATTTATAATTATTTCAAGTTGTGTAGCTTCCAACATTTTGCTTGAATATAATGGCATGTGATTTCTTCATATCAGGACATATGGATGCAGAAAGATTATCAAGTAGAATATGCACCTTTATAGAAATAAAGAGATCGGAAAATTTTGCATGATGCATGTGGACTGCTACATACTTTGGAAAAGTAACCTACaagtaggacacacacacacacacacacacacacacacacacacacacacacacgaaaacatTGGGAATAAAAGAATGGAATTGTTAGAAAAAAATGTCTAgtcagaaagcttttttttttttgctcagctctggctttgatgGTGCAGGACATTGAACTtggggaactgggagcctcaggcatgagagtctgtctacAGAACCTTTTTGCTAGCTCACCCACCGAAGAATCTTTTttgcttaaattttatttatattttattggataaagacagagacattgagaagggaggggaagatagagagggagagagacacctgtagccctgcttcaccactagtgaagctttcccccgcaggtggggaccggggccttgaacccggatccttgagcactgtaatgtgtacacataACCAGatactccactgcctggcccccagaatctcttttaaaaattattttaatgcaaAAGATATCCTCATAACATGGGATTAGCTACTCTACCACAAACAACACAGTGGCGTCTGGTGCATTCACAGTGCTGTTCTCAACACTTCCGTCTTCTGGAAcattttcaccccccccccccccagacacaaACAAACCCAGTACAGAGCAGTAGCTGCTCCCCgagccctctctctcctccagtctcTGGTAGCCACCAGCTTCCTCTGTCTCTAGATCTTCCTGTTCTGCTCGTTTCCTGTGTGCGGGCACCTTCCACACTACTTGGCCTGTCCGACGTTTTAGACTCAGGACCATACTGTTAAGGCCAAGATGattataacaacaatgatgataaatagACAACAGACCAACAGACCGCAGACTTTGGGATCTAGATTGATTTGTGTGGGCATCTGGGCAGAGTGGAAAAGGCTGGTGAGGCTTGTATGGGATCCGTACTGGGAAAACTCGTCATTGTCCGTCTTGGAAAGACCCGTCCTGCTCTTTGCACAGATGCCCTGCGCACACGCCTCACAGTTGACGCTGTCATGCGGCCCTTCCAGAGGGATTTCCACGATCGTAGGCAGCTCTGAATGAAACCCTTCTCTGTAGCATCTCTTCAGAATGTAGGACACCAGGTTGTTCAGGACCCTTGAGATGTTCTCTCCCGTGAACTCTGGCACTTCAAACGGAGCCCGGGGGCACTTCCGACACTTTTGGCCGAAGATGCTCATCTGCACTTGGCCCTTTCTCTCCTGTTGACTCCAGTGTATGTGGAATaggacacacacctgggcggaggCCCAGTGGCGGGAGCATAAGGAACACTGGAATCTGTGGAGAGAGAAGGTAGGACTCTCCATTGGATGCAGTCTGGCCACACTGTGGGCATgccagggagagagggatagagagagaagagagagagaggggaggggagggagagagga
Above is a window of Erinaceus europaeus chromosome 12, mEriEur2.1, whole genome shotgun sequence DNA encoding:
- the RTP3 gene encoding receptor-transporting protein 3 isoform X2, translating into MEKDMEVWKEEFQKRIQEKKPWHTWALSVDKEPPPHTLLPGCSQYQQCAFARFQCSLCSRHWASAQVCVLFHIHWSQQERKGQVQMSIFGQKCRKCPRAPFEVPEFTGENISRVLNNLVSYILKRCYREGFHSELPTIVEIPLEGPHDSVNCEACAQGICAKSRTGLSKTDNDEFSQYGSHTSLTSLFHSAQMPTQINLDPKVCGLLVCCLFIIIVVIIILALTVWS
- the RTP3 gene encoding receptor-transporting protein 3 isoform X1; the protein is MEKDMEVWKEEFQKRIQEKKPWHTWALSVDKEPPPHTLLPGCSQYQQCAFASVARLHPMESPTFSLHRFQCSLCSRHWASAQVCVLFHIHWSQQERKGQVQMSIFGQKCRKCPRAPFEVPEFTGENISRVLNNLVSYILKRCYREGFHSELPTIVEIPLEGPHDSVNCEACAQGICAKSRTGLSKTDNDEFSQYGSHTSLTSLFHSAQMPTQINLDPKVCGLLVCCLFIIIVVIIILALTVWS